The genomic stretch GGTACGTCGGGCCGCCGGAGGCCGAACGCACCGTGTACGGGGGATTCGGGCTGTTCTTCGGTGGCATCGCCCTGGCACTCATCGGCATCGTCGTCTTCCTCGCGAGCGCGACGGTGTCGCCCGACGACCTCTTCCGGTACACGCTGCGCGAACTCGCCGGGGTCGCCGGTGCCGTCGGCTTGCCGGCGCTCCTGCTCGGCGTGACGGTGCTCCTCCCGGTCGACCGCAAGGCGCTCTACGCCGCGGCGGCCGGCACCGCCGTGTGTCTCGTCGGCGTCGGCCTCTTCTCCGTGTCGTACCCGTACGCCTGGAACGTCGTCGGCTCCGACCGGAGCGGGCAGGTCGTGGCCGTCTACGCGCTGGGCATCGTCGTCGTCATCGGCGCGACGGGGGCCGCGCTGGTCGGCCACCACATCCACCGCGCCTCGACGACGGAGCGGGTCGTCGAACGGGGGGTCGGCGAGTCGGCGGTGGGCGGTGGAACGAGCGCAGATGAGGCCGTCACGGACGAACAGGTCCGCCGGGACATCGACGAGGCGATGGCCGACTCCGAACTCTCGTGGGGTGGCGTCGACACGATGAAGACCACGCGACTGACGCTGAACACCGACGCCTTCGACGACATCGACCACTCGAACGTCGCCGACGTCGAGGCGAAGACCGTCCGGAGTTCGGGCCGTAACGTCGACGACGCGGTCAACGCGATGCGGGGCCTCCGCGGTGGCGACACCAAGGAGGCCCGCAGCACCCAGACGACGGACGACCAGACCGCCGCGCTTCGAGCGCTCCGCGAGCAGCGCGCGGCCGAGGACCTCTCGACGGACGACGACGGTGTCGTCGACCGCCTGCGGAACATGTTCTCCTGACGGTACCCGACGTGACCGTCCGACTGCTCGGTGTCACGAGACTCGCGTCTGATTCTCGCTCGCGAGACGGGAGGCGTACGGCCGATTTCGACGGACGGTTTACAAATTAGCCATCCGTGGTGCACACAAGAAGCTTCTCATCCTTGATACTGGGAGAGTACCATTTATCACGATTCCTCGAAGTGTGAGTGCATGGCAAAGGGCCTCGACGTCGGCACGATGAACATCATCTCTGGACAGCAGGACGAGGCAGAGACGGTGTTCGTCCAGCAGCGCAACTCCTTCGTGGAGATCGAGTACAGCGATATGGCGGAACAGATGCTCTCTCGGAGCGACGTCCTCCACATCCGAAAGGGCGACCAGGTGTACGTCGTCGGCGACGACGCGTTGAACTTCGCCAACATCTTCAACCGCGAGACGCGGCGGCCGATGAGCCAGGGTATCCTCTCGTCCGACGAGTCCTCGGCGATTCCGATGATCAAGCTCATCACCGAACAGGTCGTCGGCCAGCCGAGCCACCCCGGCGAGCGGCTGTTCTTCTCCTCGCCCGCAGACCCCATCGACTCGGACCTCAACACGCTCTACCACGAGAAGACGCTCGAATCGATGCTCGGCGACATCGGCTACAACCCCGAACCCATCAACGAGGGGATGGCGGTCATCTACTCCGAACTCGCCGATCACAACTTCACGGGCCTCGGCGTCTCCTTCGGTGCGGGGATGACGAACGTCTGTCTCTCGTACTACGCGGTCCCCGTGATGAAGTTCTCCATCGCGCGCGGCGGTGACTGGATCGACGAACAGACCGCCAATGCGACCGGCACGCCCGTCGACAAGGTCACCTCCATCAAGGAGGACGGCTTCGAACTCGACTTCACGACCGACGTCGGCGGCGTCGAGGGGGCGCTCGCCATCTACTACGAGAACCTCCTCGACTACGTCATCAAGAACATCTCACAGGAGGTCGACGACGAGGACGTCGAGGAGGGGCTCGACGTGCCCGTGGTCGTCACCGGCGGCACCTCGTCGCCCCGCGGCTTCGAGAAACTCTTCGCGGACCACCTCGGCGACGCGCCGATTCCGTTCTCCATCAGCGACGTCCGCTCGCCGGACGAACCGCTCTACAGCGTCGCCCGTGGGGCGCTCGTCGCCGCCCGGTCCGAGGAAGAGCAGACCGCGGCCGTCCCCAGCGAAGACTGAACCGGCAACTCGTTCTCAATTCTCTCACGGCCACAGCCAGCGTGCGCCGACTCACTCCGACTCGGTCCGGCGCACCACCGGCGTCCCGTCGAACGCCACCACCGTCGGCGTCGTTCCGCGTGCAGAGGGGTCGGCCCGGTCGTCGCCGGTTCCGGTCGCCGCTGTCGGCGTCGCGTCGCCGTAGAAGCGTTCGAGCGCCTCGGTCCACGTTTCGGCGCGTTGACGCGGCGAGGGGTCGTCCCAGTCGGCCGCCCGGACGGGACTCGTCGAACCTCCCGCGTATCCCTGCCCGTAGAAGCGTTCGAGCGCCTCGGTCCACGTCTCCATTCGCGCCCGCGCGGCGCGGTGTTCGGCCTCGATGCCGACGTGCCCGCACTGCTCGCAGACGGACGCCTCCCGGTCGGCGAGGCGGTACGTCGTGAGCGGAGTCCCGCACTCGGGGCAGTCCATACGCTCCGTTCGCTCGGCGGACACATATAGACTGTCTCGCCCGGGGCGACGGTGAGACCCACGCCCGTCGCCACTCACGTGGCAAACGACTATGGTGTGTGTCCACTTACCGCGGATATGTCGATTTCGAGACACCGTTCCGGACCGGGTGCGGCCCTGCAGGCGCTCGTCTCACAGGTCCACCCGGTGTTCATGCTCCCGCCGCTGGCCGCGAGTGCGTTCGGCGCGGTGCTCGCGCGGGAGGCCGTCGGTTCGCTCGCGTTCGTCCACCTGTTCGTCGTCTTCTGCGGGCTATACACGGCGCACGTGAAAGACGGCTACGTCGACTTCCACGTCCGAGGGGAGGACGACGACCACCCGCTCACCGCAGGCGGGTGTCGGGTCGCGCTCGCCCTCGCGACGTTCGGGTTCGCCGTCGGCACCACCCTCCTCGGCCTCGCCGTCGACGTCGTCGCCGTCGCGCTCTGTCTCCCCGGTTGGCTCGTCGGCTACCTCCACGCCCCGCAACTCGACACGAACCCCGTGACAGCGACCCTCGGCTACCCCGTCGGTATCGGCTTCGCGCTCCTCGGGGGCCACTACGTCCAGTCCCGGACGCTCTCTCTCACCGTGGTGGCGTTCGCCGTCGTCTTCGTCGTCATCCTCGCCGGCATCAAGGTGATCGACGACGCGACGGATTACGCGTACGACAGGCGCATCGACAAACGGACTGTCGCCGTCGTCCTCGGCCGCCGGCGGGCACGACGGGCCGCCTACGGCCTGATGGTCGCCGGCCTCGGCGGCGTCGTCGCGTTCGCTCTCGCCGGTGTCTTCCCGCCGTCGTCCGTCGGTGCCGTGGTCGCGTTCGGCGCTGTCGCGTGGGTCGCCCGACGGGCTGGCTCGGACGACCGCCTCGCGACGATGCTCCTCATCAGAGCGTCGTACCTCTTCCTCGCGGTACTCGTCGTCGCCGTCTGGTTCCGGCCGCTCGTGGGGGACGCATGACCCCGGACATCGGTGTCCTCGGCCCTTACACCTACCTGGCGACGGAGGTCCTCTGGGGGGCCGTCGCGCTGTGCTTGCTGTGGTACGCCGACGCGTTCCGCGCGGCCGCCCGGACGACGCTCGTCCTCTACCCCTTCGCGTACCTCTGGGACTGGTACACGCTCGAGGTGGGGGTGTTCGCGATTCCGCTTCGGACGGGCGTCGAGTTCCTGGGCATCCCGGTCGAAGAGCACCTGTTCATGCTCGTCGTCCCGGCGATGGTCGTCGGCACGCACGAGTCGCTCCGTCGATACACGGGGGAGGACGACGGGTAGAGACTTTTGTGTCTGGTGGGCGTACTGTCACCATGGTGCCCCTCGACCACGGGACGTTCCGGACCTGGCTCGACGAGTACACGACCGCGTGGGAGACTGGCGACGCCGACGCGGCCGCGGCGTTGTTCGCCTCGGACGCGACCTACCACGAGACGCCCTTCACCGACCCGCTCGACGGGCGGGACGCCATCCGGACGTACTGGGCGCAGACGACCGCCACGCAGGAGGCCACGGACGTCGACACCACCATCGAAGCCATCAACCGGGCGACGGGGCTCGCGCAGTTCGAGACGACGTTCGTCCGCGACGGCTCGCTCGTCACGGTCGACGGGGTCCTCTCCGCACGGTTCGTCGCGGGCGACTGCGTCGAGTTCCGCGAGTGGTGGCACCGGAAGGGCTGATTCGCCTCCCCGGGCCCCCGACGTCCCGACGGCGGCGACGAACCGGCCGGGTGACCGCGAGCGAGCCGAACCCGAGCGAGTGAACGACTCACCGTCCGGCCGCTTTTCCCCGCACACTCCGTCCTCACACCATGGACCGCACGACCATCCTCCGACCTCTCGCTCGTGCCGAAC from Salinigranum halophilum encodes the following:
- a CDS encoding DUF7139 domain-containing protein, producing MDANQADENLLLGLYRRYVGPPEAERTVYGGFGLFFGGIALALIGIVVFLASATVSPDDLFRYTLRELAGVAGAVGLPALLLGVTVLLPVDRKALYAAAAGTAVCLVGVGLFSVSYPYAWNVVGSDRSGQVVAVYALGIVVVIGATGAALVGHHIHRASTTERVVERGVGESAVGGGTSADEAVTDEQVRRDIDEAMADSELSWGGVDTMKTTRLTLNTDAFDDIDHSNVADVEAKTVRSSGRNVDDAVNAMRGLRGGDTKEARSTQTTDDQTAALRALREQRAAEDLSTDDDGVVDRLRNMFS
- a CDS encoding disk-shape morphogenesis protein volactin codes for the protein MAKGLDVGTMNIISGQQDEAETVFVQQRNSFVEIEYSDMAEQMLSRSDVLHIRKGDQVYVVGDDALNFANIFNRETRRPMSQGILSSDESSAIPMIKLITEQVVGQPSHPGERLFFSSPADPIDSDLNTLYHEKTLESMLGDIGYNPEPINEGMAVIYSELADHNFTGLGVSFGAGMTNVCLSYYAVPVMKFSIARGGDWIDEQTANATGTPVDKVTSIKEDGFELDFTTDVGGVEGALAIYYENLLDYVIKNISQEVDDEDVEEGLDVPVVVTGGTSSPRGFEKLFADHLGDAPIPFSISDVRSPDEPLYSVARGALVAARSEEEQTAAVPSED
- a CDS encoding TFIIB-type zinc ribbon-containing protein, whose translation is MDCPECGTPLTTYRLADREASVCEQCGHVGIEAEHRAARARMETWTEALERFYGQGYAGGSTSPVRAADWDDPSPRQRAETWTEALERFYGDATPTAATGTGDDRADPSARGTTPTVVAFDGTPVVRRTESE
- a CDS encoding UbiA family prenyltransferase → MSISRHRSGPGAALQALVSQVHPVFMLPPLAASAFGAVLAREAVGSLAFVHLFVVFCGLYTAHVKDGYVDFHVRGEDDDHPLTAGGCRVALALATFGFAVGTTLLGLAVDVVAVALCLPGWLVGYLHAPQLDTNPVTATLGYPVGIGFALLGGHYVQSRTLSLTVVAFAVVFVVILAGIKVIDDATDYAYDRRIDKRTVAVVLGRRRARRAAYGLMVAGLGGVVAFALAGVFPPSSVGAVVAFGAVAWVARRAGSDDRLATMLLIRASYLFLAVLVVAVWFRPLVGDA
- a CDS encoding lycopene cyclase domain-containing protein — translated: MTPDIGVLGPYTYLATEVLWGAVALCLLWYADAFRAAARTTLVLYPFAYLWDWYTLEVGVFAIPLRTGVEFLGIPVEEHLFMLVVPAMVVGTHESLRRYTGEDDG
- a CDS encoding nuclear transport factor 2 family protein codes for the protein MVPLDHGTFRTWLDEYTTAWETGDADAAAALFASDATYHETPFTDPLDGRDAIRTYWAQTTATQEATDVDTTIEAINRATGLAQFETTFVRDGSLVTVDGVLSARFVAGDCVEFREWWHRKG